The Archangium primigenium genomic interval GCTCCTCGGGGATGGGCAGGGTGATGCGCAGGCGGGCCCCGCCCTCGGGCCGGTTGCTCGCCGTGAGGGCCCCGCCGAACTGCTCCACCAGCTCGCGCGACAGGTTGAGCCCCAGCCCGGTGCCCCGCTCCGGCCCCTTGGTGGTGAAGAAGGCCTCGAAGAGCCGGGGCAGGACGTGGGGGGCGAAGCCCGGGCCGTTGTCCTCCACGAGCAGCACCACGTTGGCGCCCTCGATCCGGCCCGTCACCCAGATCTCCCCCGCCTGCCCGCCCCGCGACTCCAGCACGTCCGCCGCGTTGACGAGCAGGTTGAGCACCACCTGCACCAGCCGCTGCCGCACCGCCACCACGTGCGGCAGATCCACGGGCACGTCCGTGCGCAAGAGCGCCACGTGCCGCAGCTTGAGCGACGCGAGCTTCATGGCGTCGGCCACCACGTCCGCCAGGGCACACTCGGCCGTCTCGTTCGTGTCCATCCGGGAGAAGCCCTTGAGGTCCGCGACGATCTGCTGGATGTGCTGCACGCCCACGCGCGTCTCGGAGAGAACCTCGGCCAGGGCCTCGCGGTCCAGGGAGGCGGCGGCCAGGAGCTCCTCGCGCACGAAGTCCACGTTGGAGCCCACGTAGGCCAGGGGGTTGCTCACCTCGTGTGCCACCCCCGACGCCAGTCGGCCCACGATGGCCAGCTTCTCCGACTGCGCGCGCCGGTGCTCGCTCTGGGCCAGGGCCTCCAGCGTCTCGCGCCGCGCGCGCTCGAGCCGCATCTGCTGCTCGGCCTGGTGCACGTAGAGCGCCTGACGGCAGAGCACGTCCGCCAGCACCCCCACCCCCAGCATGAGCATCAACCAAGTGCTCGCCTCGGGCAGGGGCCGGTGCCACAGCAGCACGAGCACGCCGGTGCCCAGCAGCCCCATGGCGCTGCTGATGAAGGTGGCGCGGCGGTTCTGCCCGAACAACAGGGCGATGCTCATCGGCATGATGGGCAGCAGGATGACGAAGGGGCTGTCCAGCCCGCCCATCTCGTGCACCAGGCCCACGATGCACATGCTGCTGAGCACGAGCGACACGTACTGCGTCCCGCGCCCCAGCGGCGTGGAGGGCCGCGCGTGCACCTCGCGCATGACCAGCAGGCAGCCCAGCACCGTCGCCCGGTAGAGCAGCGCCCGGCCGTTGATCCGGCCCAGGTAGAGCAGATCCACCACCACCGAGCCGAGCAGCAGCGCGGTGAGCGCCAGCATGGACTGGTTGTTCCAGAAGAAATGGGACCGATGGGCTCCGGGCACGGGGGGGTGTTTTCCAGAAGGACGGAGCGGGGAGTTGATCATGCGGTCGGGGATCAGCCGTTTCTGGGAAGTCCTTGGAATAAGGGGAAGAGTAGCACACGGAGGGCAAGCGCCGGGTCTCCCGCTTGACCTGGGAGGACGTCCTTCCTTGACTCAACACAGGGGTCTCTTTACGTTGGGTTCCTTTCCCCGCGTTCTTCCGCGATAGGATTTCTGAACCATGGCTCGCGTCACAGTCGAAGACTGCCTCCCCCTGGTCGACAACCGCTTCGCGCTCGTGCTGCTGGCGGCCAAGCGCGCCCGTCAGCTCATGGCCGGCGCCCGCCCCATCATCGACATCTCCAAGAACAAGCCGCCGGTGCTCTCGCTGCGCGAGGTGGCCACGGGCCGCGTGAAGTTCGACCGGGACGTGCGCGAGGCGCTCACCGGCAAGTACGCCGCCAAGGATCCCAAGGAGTTCTGAGTCGCGCGCCGGGCGGGTCGCGGGCCGGCCCCCCGGGCGGCCCGTGCCGTCACTCGCCCGGCTCTTCCGCCTTCACGTCGGAGCCCAGCACGTCCCCGCCGCCCGTGCGCAACAGCATCCGGGCCGCGCGCGCGGCGATGGCCTTCTCGCCCTTGTAGCCCAGCAGCCCCGAGGCCCGCACGAGCGGCACCCACCGGGCCTCGTCCACCTCGACGCGCTGGCCCTCGTGCTGGATGTCCCCCAGCACGCCGGAGAGGTAGCGGAAGAGGAAGAAGTGCACGCGCTTGAAGATGCGCTGGCCCCGGAACTGGTAGACGTAGCGGATCTCCCCCAGCGGTGCCACGAGCGTGGCGCGCAGCCCCGTCTCCTCCCACACCTCGCGCGTGGCGGTCTGATCCGGTGACTCGCCGGGATCCACGTGCCCCTTGGGCAAGGCCCACAAGGAGCGGCCGTGGGGGCGGATGACGGCCACCTCCAGCTCACCTCCTTGTTCTCGGACGACGATTCCTCCAGCGGAGGCCTCTCGGGGCATGCGCCCACCGTAACCGATGCGCACGCCGCGCGGTCAGGAGACTTGAGCGAAGTGGCGCAGCTTGGCTTCCGCGCCCAATCGGTAGGCGTAACGCAGCTCCGACAAGAGCCGCTCCAGCCGCCGTCCCGCGATGTGCCCCATCAGCCGCGAGCAGAAATTGCGCGACAGCCGGTTGGCCTCCTGGTAGCGCCACCGCTCGGCCTCCGTCAGCCGGGCCCGGTAGGACACGCGCTCGAAGAGCCGGCCGAACAACTCCCGCGCCCAGCCCTCCACCCCCGTCCCCCAGCGCTGCAGCAGACAGAGGGCGAACTTGTCCACCTCCGCCTGCGCCTCCAGCTCCAGCAGGGAGACGGTGCGCTCATGCAGGGCCGTCTGCACCATGTAGACGAAGTGCGAGACCCCCTCGGCGAGCTGACAGAAGCCATTCAGTTCGCCCTCCAGGAGGCTGTGGAGGGGGGCGTCTTCGTAGGGCCGCAGGCGCGAGAGCAGCGCGGGCGCCAGGTACAGGGCGAGCTCCACCTCGCCGTCGCCCTCGCGCACGAGCAGCTCCTCGTCGACCGTGCCCGAGGCGCCCAAGAGCCGTGCCGCGTCGGGGTCCACCAGGAACCCCTCGGCGCGCGCCTCGCAGGTGAAACCGTAGATGGCCTCCAGGTGGGCCTGAACGCGGGCGATCATGGGTCGCGCCCCCGGCTCAGTTCGCCCACCCCTTGACCGGCACCAGCCCCGCGTCCACCAGGATGCGCTGCAGCGTGTCATCGCCCGTGCGGGTCCAGCGCTCGTACACCTTGAGCGCGCCCGCGGGGCCGTTGCGCACCAGGCCCCGCGCGGCGATCTCCGCCAGCACCTCCACCAGGGCCCGGAAGCGCGCGCTCAGCTCCCGGTACACGGAGGCCACGCCCGCGCCGGGCGCCAGCTCCGCGATCTGCCCGTACGCCGCCCCCCCCATCTGGATGTAGTAGTCCGGCCCCACGGGGCGCTCGCGCAGCGCGTCCGAGAAGAAGCCCGCCTGGTAGAGCGACACGTCCCCCAGGCGCCGCAGGGTGCGGATGCGCTCGTCGCGCTGCTGCTGGAGCGCCCGGTGGTAGAGCACCGCCAGCGGCTCCTGCTCGGCCCGCCCGTCATCCCCCTTGGAGAAGAGCTTGTCGGACGAGGCGAACTCCGCCAGCAGGTTCACCAGGTAGAACTCGGTCGTCTGCCCCACCGAGACCTGCCGCCGCCGGATCGTCTCCTCCAGGAGGCTCTTGAAGAACTCCTTCAACGAAGGGGACGTCACCAGTTGACTCATGGACGAAGTTCCTCCCAGTCCCCGTCGAGGAATCCGGCGCGGGGGACCCAAGGGCAAGGGTAAGCCTTTCCGGGGCCATGCCGCAAAGCGGCATCCAGTCATTCCAAGGGCTTACGCTGGCACTCGGCCCCTTCGATTGCCAGAAAGCCCCCGGGCACGGAGGCGGCCGTCCTGGGGTGTGCATTCCTGGACAGAACCGAAATCCTGAATGGTGGCGAGGGGTTGCGTCATTTCGCGCCCCCGCTTCAGGCTCGCTTGACGGGTCGAAGTCCCTGGTTATTATCCCGCGCGCCTGGCGGTTGGCACTCATGCGGTGCGAGTGCTAAGCGCCCCCGGGGCCCCCAGCCCCACCCCACCCCGGGTGGCCGTGCCGAGCACGGGCCGCCCTGTCATCGAGGAGACCGACCATGAAGATTCGTCCCCTGCAGGATCGTCTGATCATCAAGCGCGTGGCCGAGGAGAACAAGACCAAGGGCGGTCTGTTCATCCCCGACACCGCCAAGGAGAAGCCGCTCGAGGGCACGGTCATCGCCGTGGGCAACGGCAAGATCCTGGAGAACGGCACGGTGCGCGCCATGGACATCAAGGCGGGCGACACCATCCTGTTCAGCAAGTACGCCGGCACGGAGATCAAGCTGGACGGCGAGGATCACCTCATCCTGCGTGAGGAGGATGTGCTCGGCGTGATCGAGAAGTAGTTCCGCGCCGCACGTCTCCCC includes:
- a CDS encoding sensor histidine kinase, whose product is MPGAHRSHFFWNNQSMLALTALLLGSVVVDLLYLGRINGRALLYRATVLGCLLVMREVHARPSTPLGRGTQYVSLVLSSMCIVGLVHEMGGLDSPFVILLPIMPMSIALLFGQNRRATFISSAMGLLGTGVLVLLWHRPLPEASTWLMLMLGVGVLADVLCRQALYVHQAEQQMRLERARRETLEALAQSEHRRAQSEKLAIVGRLASGVAHEVSNPLAYVGSNVDFVREELLAAASLDREALAEVLSETRVGVQHIQQIVADLKGFSRMDTNETAECALADVVADAMKLASLKLRHVALLRTDVPVDLPHVVAVRQRLVQVVLNLLVNAADVLESRGGQAGEIWVTGRIEGANVVLLVEDNGPGFAPHVLPRLFEAFFTTKGPERGTGLGLNLSRELVEQFGGALTASNRPEGGARLRITLPIPEELLSSRVAVMGSA
- the rpoZ gene encoding DNA-directed RNA polymerase subunit omega codes for the protein MARVTVEDCLPLVDNRFALVLLAAKRARQLMAGARPIIDISKNKPPVLSLREVATGRVKFDRDVREALTGKYAAKDPKEF
- a CDS encoding NUDIX hydrolase yields the protein MPREASAGGIVVREQGGELEVAVIRPHGRSLWALPKGHVDPGESPDQTATREVWEETGLRATLVAPLGEIRYVYQFRGQRIFKRVHFFLFRYLSGVLGDIQHEGQRVEVDEARWVPLVRASGLLGYKGEKAIAARAARMLLRTGGGDVLGSDVKAEEPGE
- the groES gene encoding co-chaperone GroES, which produces MKIRPLQDRLIIKRVAEENKTKGGLFIPDTAKEKPLEGTVIAVGNGKILENGTVRAMDIKAGDTILFSKYAGTEIKLDGEDHLILREEDVLGVIEK